The genome window TATGTAATGCGTGCGTTAATAGGTACAGTTTCGGAGGTATGGCTCGTAGCATTATCAGTTGTAGCGTGCGGGCGAATAGAGCGCCAGCTACCAGGGGCAATACCGGCAGAAATCTTCACGCAAAACAAGGAATTCACGTATCTGGTCAGCCGCTCTGATGGGCAGCAGCTAGTACCCACCGATACCGTTGTGCTGACCTCAACGGGCCGAATCTGGGAGGCAGATTCCACCCAAAAAGCAATTGGGTGGGGAAGCAGAACCGACGAAATGAGAAGCGGTACTGGCGTGGCTGAAAGCCCACGTGGCGTCTGGATTCATCCGCCGCGTTACGGCGAGTATGCTATTCTAGAACTTAGTCCGTTTCCCGAAATACGGCTGCCATTCAAGCCTGGACAAGAGTGGGATTGGGAACTGAGCGTTGGCTCTTATTGGTCGAACCCGGCCTGGGCAGTGTGGCAGGGCCAGATGCAAGTGAAAACCCATTACAAATCGGTAGGCCAGCAACGTGTTGCTACCCCTTTGGGCAAACTCGAGTGCCAGCAAGTAACCGCCGTGGCCCGGTGCTCAGCAGGGCAGGCCACGCTGTCATTGCTGTTTCATCCGCAATACGGGTTTGTGGAGCTCGACTACGTAAATATCGACGGCGGGCGGTTGCGGTTTCAGCTGCTTTCCGTTGGTGTCGTGAATGAATTCGACGCGACAACGTACTTCGGCAAGCAGTAGGATGCGTACATAAAAGAGTGCGCCTTTTCACGTGAAGAGGCGCACTCTTTTATGGTGTGGGTTGAAGTTATACCAACTGTCCAATCCGCTGCTTCAGGTTTTCGGAGCCTTCCACCAGTGGTAAGCGCACGGCGTCGGCGCAGAGGCCTTGGGCGGCCAGGGCGGCTTTCACGCCCACGGGGTTACTTTCCTCGTACATCAGCGGATTTAGCTCCACGAAACCGAAGAGCAGTTCGCTAGCTGCCTGAAAGTTGCCGCTGAGAGCGTGCCGGGTCATGTCAGAGAAGCGGCGCGGGAAGGCATTGGCCAGCACCGAGATAATGCCCACGGCCCCGAAGCTGATCAGCGACGTGGTCATCATATCATCCCCCGAAATCAGCAGAAAATCAGCAGGTTTGGCGGCAGCAATGGCAATGCACTGCTCCAAGTTGCCGCTGGCTTCCTTGATGCCGATGATGTTGGGATGCTTGGCCAGCTCCAGGGTAGTAGCGGCCGTCATGTTGGAGCTGGTGCGGCCGGGCACGTTGTAGAGTAGCACGGGCACCGGGGAGGCATCGGCTAGCAGCTGGTAATGCGCAATGATGCCGCGCTGGCTGGGCTTGTTGTAGTAAGGAGAAGCCGAAAGCAGGGCCGAAATGCCCGTCAAGTCGGTTTGCTGGATGGTGCGGACGGTAGCGGCCGTGTCGTTGCCCCCGATGCCGTACACCAGCGGAACTCGGTCGGCTACCTGCTCGCGCACTGCGCGCAGCACTTCGGCTTTTTCTGCGGTGGTTAGGGTGGCCGATTCGGCGGTGGTGCCGTTGATAACCAAGTATTCCACGCCGCCTTCAATGGTGAAGTCGGCGAGACGACGCAGGGCGGCGTAATCTACGGCGCGCTCAGGAGTGGGGGTGAACGGAGTAACGAGGGCTACGCCAGTGCCACGTAGTTTGTCCATGCGGGAAATTAGCGGTTGATTTGTAATGGGAAGACCCGCGGCGAAGGTACAATGCCGGCGGCGAAGGTCGGCCCGTTTCCTCTAAAAGTACGGCTACCTCCTTCGCCGGTCGCGTTATCTTTCTTCATGAAATTCACGAATTACCCGCTGCTGGCTGCGGCTTCTTTGGCCAGCCTCGGCGCGCTGCCTGCCTGCAACGACGCCAAAAACGCTACCGCCGCCGAAACGGCCGCCAGCTCCACTGCCATTGCCGCCGACTCGGCTGAAACGGCCACCATTACCACGGCGGGCACCGCTACCGCTGCCAACACCGGCAACACGGGCAGTCCGGCTACCATTCCGGCCGGCAAGCGTGCCGATGCCGCTACCATCACGGCTCGGCCCCAGGTGCCCATCCTGTGCTACCACCAGATTCGGGATTGGCGCCCCCGCGACTCCAAAGGTGCCAAGGACTACATCGTGCCGGTAGAGCAGTTCAAGGCCCAGATTAAGATGCTGGCCGATTCCGGCTACCACACCATTCTGCCCGACCAACTCTACGCCTACCTCACCACCGGCGCCCCGCTACCCAGCAAGCCCGTGATGCTGACCTTCGACGATACCGACCTCGACCAGTTCACGGTGGCCCGGCCCACGCTGGACAAGTACGGCTTCAAGGCAGTGTACTTTATTATGACCGTGAGCCTGGGGCGCCCCAACTACATGAGCAAAGCCCAGGTGAAGCAGCTTTCCGACGAGGGCAACGTCATCGGTTCCCACACCTGGGACCATCATAACGTGAAAAAGTACGCCGGCGAGGATTGGGTAACTCAGATTGAAAAGCCCACCAAGCAACTGGAGGAAATTACGGGCAAGAAAATCAACTACTTCGCCTACCCCTTCGGCCTGTGGCGCCCCGAGGCTATTCCGGAGCTGAAGAAGCGCGGCATGGATGCGGCCTTTATTCTGGCTGAAAAGCGCGACCAGCAGGACCCGCTCTATACCATCCGCCGCATTATTGCTAGTGGGTACTGGAGCCCCCGTACCCTGCATAACAGCATGGTGCAGAGCTTCTAAGCACGCCGTTTTTACAATAAAAAGCCCCGGCAGATAGGCTCTGCCGGGGCTTTTTATTGTTGAAAAGATAACCCAGCATTAATCGGGTACGATGCAGGCAGCAACCCACTGGCGGCGGGCCTACCTCTCGGCTACTTCTGCGTGTTTGGGTTGGGGCTGACCAAATACCACTGCCTTGACCTCTGGGTAGGTGTGGGTAAGGCGCTGGGCTTGACTGGGTAAGGGCTGGCCGGGCCGGCTGGGTATGAGAAGTAAAATGGGCTTGCTGTTTAGCTCCGCCCGCTGGGCCAGCTGCAGCCGCAGGGCTTGGTACTGCTCAGTTGCTTGCGTTGGTGTAATCACTTGCGAGGAAAGGTAGTCGGCGGCAACCCAGTCGGTGTAAGCGGCGCCTGGGAAATAGGCAGCTACCGAATCGGGACGAGGGGGAGTCCAGACCCAGGCGGCACTGGTGTCGCCGGCCGCCCGAAACCGGGTAACCAGCTCCCGCCAGGCTTTGCGGTAAGCAGCCGGCGTGCTAGCCCGCAGCAGGGGCCGCAGCAGTACAGGTTTATTTCGCTCCCGGATAGTGGCTACGCTGCGTTGCCAAGCATCGGCCTGAAAACGGCTACCCATCACTTCCCAGCTCAGCAGAGGAGTGCTGCCCTGCTGGTCCAGGGCTGCCAACGTAGCGGAAGTTACGTGAGGCCCTAGCGCGGGCGGCAATTGCAACTCCACTACGGCCGGCGCCACTTTAGTTCCGGACGTAACGGAAGCGGTCCACATAGGAGACATTGGCGGGGTAGCCGCCTGCCCGATTCGTACGCCACCTACGCCGGTATGCGCCCAAATGAGGGCGTCGGAGGGTGTATTTCGGCCCAGCCACAGGCTTATTCCCAAGCTAATCAGGGAGTGAGTCGTAAATACAAAAAAGGCGACGAACACGGCGGCAGTCCGTAGCCGCGGCAACCGGGGGCCCACCTGATTTTCCAGGAAATTCTCCGCCTGGCGCAGCAACCACCGCAGGGGGCGGGCGGATGTAGCCAGCTGCCGAAGGCGCTTAAGCAGCTCGTGCTGGGCCATCAGCACAGAGGCGAACAGCAGGGCGGCATTGGTAAGGGCCAGCGCCATCATCAGCAGGGCGTAGGGCGTCTGGGTGAGGTAGTGGCCGTAGCGGGCGGCGGCTACGCAGATACCAGCTAGCACTAGGTTGGGCAAGCTAAGCAGCCACTCGTTGCGGCCGTGGCCTTCTTTAGGAGTCGGGATGTAGGGCACCCGCACCCGCAGCAGCGTGTACACGAAACCCAGGCAATAGATCCACCAGGTGCTGGTGCGCAGCAGCCCGCCCACTAGGTGCAGACCTGCTTCGTGCGGCTCCCGCAGCCAGCGTTGCGCGTTGTAGCGAATCAGCAGGGACATCATCAGCACCGGAGTCAGGTGCAGGGCAAATTCCAACAACGACAAGTGCCAGGGAAACTCCACTAGCAGCAAGGAGGCAATAGGGACGGCAATATCAATGAGCGTGACCAGGCCGGAGAGAAAGTACAGGGGCAGGGTCGCGTAGTGCAGCTTCTGGCGCCCGCTCAGGCGCCGGAATAGGCGCGGGTAGACCGTCAGCAGCAGCTCAAAGGCCCCGCGGGCCCACTTCAGCTGCTGGGCATAGAAGGCCCCCAGCGTGGAGGGCACCAGCCCCCGGCTCAGGATGCGCGGCACGTACACCGACTGCCAGCCCTGCGCGTGCAGGCGCAGGGCCGTGTGCATGTCCTCGGTCAGGCCCGCGGCGTGGCCGCCAATCGAGTCCAGGGCGGCGCGGCGGAAGGTGCAGTTGGCCCCGATGGCCTGGGCCGTGTTGTAGGCGTGCATGCCCATCATCAGGGGCCCGTAAAAGTGGTAGGTCTGCTCGGCCGCCCCGCGCGCCACCAGGCTCTCGTCCTGGTTGCCGTAGGCCTGCACCACCTGCACGTAGCCCACGGTGGGGCAGGCAAAGTAGGGCACGACCTGGTCCAGAAAGTCGGGGGCCGGCACGTGGTCCGGGTCCAGCACCACGCACAGCTGGCCCGTGGCCTGCTGCAGGGCGTGGTTGATGTTGCCGGCCTTGGCATCGACCTTGTGCCGGCGCGTGACGTGCACGATGCCCAGCTGCTGGCAGAGCTGGCGCAGATAGGGGTCGTCGGCCTCGTCGCAGAGGTAGCTGGTGTGGGGGTAGGTGATGGCCTGCATGGCCCGCAGCGTCTGGTCCATCATGGCGTAGGGCTCGCCCGGGCAGAAGGTCGTGAGCACGTCCACCGTGTAGGCCGGGGCCGGGCCGGCCGGGGCCACGGGCTCGCTCACGCCCACGTAGTGGTACCACTCGTGCAGCATGCGCAGCAGCTTGAAGCCCAGCGACACGCTCAGCAACCAAAACAACGGCGCGTAGCCAATGTGGTCGGAGTCAGCAAACCACCACAGGAAATGTCCCGTCAGTAAGACGCCAACAACGACCAGTATCCGCATCTGGCCTACCTGCTTGGCCAGGACGGAGCCTATAGAAGTTGCCGTGGAAGGTACTTTAAGGGGAGGAGGTGGAGCCAGGGCTGGTTCAGGGGTAAGCGTTTCTTCATAGAAAGTCATGGCGCGACTGACTGACAGTGAGGGGGAAAGAGCGAGGTAAGAGCAGAGAAAAGCAGATAAACGGAGGAAAGCAAAGAGAAGATAACGCGTATAATGAATTCAAGTAATTCTTGTAAAATAAAGTCAAGTATACGAGTTTATACTGGTAAAAAATTTAATTATTTATAATTAATATACAATATTGCTTCGTCGCTTTTTCCCTCTTCTCATGCCGGTGCGCTCCTTTGTTTCTTTCTGGTTGATTATTTGCCTGAGTACCTGGCTTTTTAGTGGGTGCCACTCGGCTGGTACACACCCCGAGCAGCAGCCTGTGGCCCCGGGTGTGGTGCCCGTGCAGGTGGTGAAAACCAAGGACGGCTACCAGCTACTGCGCGGCGGCAAGCCCTACACGATTAAGGGAGTGGCGGGGCTGCAGCAGCTGGAGCGGGTGCAGGCCCTCGGCGGAAATTCCCTGCGGCTTTACACCACCAATTACGCCGATGCCATTTTAGACAAAGCCCAGCAGCAGGGCCTCACCGTGATGCTGGGGTTGTGGATGAAGCCCGAGTACGAGGATTTCGACTACTTCGACCGAAAGGCAGTGGCGCGGCAGCAAGCGGAAATCCGGGAGCAGGTGCTGCGTTTCCGCCATCATCCGGCGCTGCTGATGTGGAACGTGGGCAATGAGCTGGACAACCACACTAACAACCCGCGGGCGTTTCAGGCTCTGAACGAGGTAGCTCGCATGATTCACGAGCTTGACCCGCACCACCCCGTAACAACTACCCTGACCAGCAACTTCAACATGGTATCGGCCGTGGAGCGCTTCTGCCCCGACCTGGATGTGCTGACAGTCAACATTTTCGGTGGCCTGGGCGAGTTGGACTCCCGGCTGGTGCAGGATGGCTGGGCCGGGCCCTACATCGTAGGTGAGTACGGAGCCCGGGGCTGGTGGGAAGCCCCCCGCACTACCTGGCGCGCCCCGCTAGACCAGAGCAGCAATACCAAGGCGGAGTTCATGCGCACCCGCTTCGAAAAAAGCGTTACGGGCCAACCCAGGCGGTGTTTGGGTTCCTACGTACTCTATTGGGGGCAACGCTTCGAACAGACGGCCATGTGGTTTAGCCTTTTTACCGACAAGGGAGAGAAGACCGCCGTGGTAGATATGGTGCACTACCTCTGGACGGGAAAGCAGGTTGCCAACAAAGCGCCGCGCCTGACCCGCTTGCGGCTAGGTGGCCTCCCTCCTGAGCGCAATGTGCTGCTGCGGCCTGGTGCTACTTACCAAGCCAGCGTAGAAGCCACGGACCCCGAAGCCGACTCACTGCGCTTTACCTGGCAGGTGGTGCCGGAAGTGGATGAAAACTTCGTGCTGCCCCAGGACCGGACGGCCCCCGAGCCACTACCGAACATCATCCAGCAGGCTCAGGGAGAGAGGGTGCTGCTGCAGGCCCCGCGCAAAAAGGGCCCCTACCGGCTGCTGGTAATGGCCAACGATGGGCACGGCAGCGTTGCCACCCATAGCTACCCCTTTTTCGTGGGCCAGCTCACGGCCGCCGACAGGGCCAAGGAGCCCCAAGGCAGCTTCAGAAAAAAGGCGTTCCAGTAAGCACTGGAACGCCTTTTACACAAATCGGTAGATACTGGCTTTACGAATGTTGGTTGGATCGGTAGTCCCTCACCACAGGCAGTCGGGCGGAGTGTTTACTTCTACTGGGCAGGTAGCCCGCCTTCTTTTAGGGCCTGAAAGCCGCCAGCATTTAGTACTTTCTGAAAGCCTTTTTCTTGCAGAAGTACCGCGGCTTTACCGCTGCGGTTGCCGGAGGCGCAGTAGAGCACGTAGCGTTTCTTGGGGTCGAGCAGGGCCATCCGTTGGGCAAAATCAGGGGCGCGGAAATCCACGTTTTGCGCTCCAGATAGGTGGCCGGCGGCAAACTCAGCGGGCGTGCGCACATCCAGCAGCACGGTGCCGGGCTGGGCCAGGGCTTGCTTTACCTCCGCCAAGTCCGCCACTGGCACGCTGGGCCTGGTTATGGTCCCGATGTTCACCATGGGTACTGCCGCCGGAGCATGAGGCTGGGCTGCCGGGACGGACATTTGGGCGTGGGCCCCGGCAGAACTGATCAGACCGGCAGCCAACAAGGCAAAACGGAACATATAAAAGGGAATAGTGGGAAGTATATGACAAGGACAACCCCTGGCGCGAAGAAGTTGCGCCAGGGGTTGCTAGTTACTCATTCTGGCTGAGAGACTTAGAACAAGCTGCCTTGCTCACCCGCCCCAGCAGATGGGGTCTGGCCAGTTGCGGTGGCTGCCGCAGGGGTAGGAGCCGCTGCTGTAGAATCGCCCAGCATTTGGTCTAGCACGGCATCTTCCGCGTCGAAGCTGGTAGGCAGCATGGCCAGCAACTCGTCCTCGGTGATGATGGGTACTTTCAGTTCGGTGGCTTTCTCGCGCTTGGCGGGGCCCATTTTGTCGCCGGCTACTAAGTAGCTGAGCTTCTTGCTGATGCTACCGGTAATCTTGCCCCCGTTCTGCTGAATCAGGTGCTGCAACGCCTCCCGGCTGTGCTGCTCAAACACGCCCGAAAGGACAAAGGTGAGGCCCGCCAGCCGGTCGCTCTGGGGCTGCGGAGCCTCGCCGGTCAGGGCCAGTTGCAGGCCCGCCGCCCGCAGGCCCTCAATCAGCTGGCGATTCTCCGGCTCCTGAAACCACGCCGCCACCGACTCGGCAATAACGCCGCCTACCTCCGGCACGGCCGCCAGCTCCGTGGCTGAGGCTGCGGCCAGGGCATCCATGGTGCGGTAGTGCTGAGCGAGCTTTTCGGCTACCGTCTCGCCCACGTAGCGGATGCCCAGGCCAAACAGTACCCGGTCGAACGGAATTTGCTTGCTCTGCTCCAGGCCCGTGAGCAGGCGCTGCACCGATTTTTCACCCATGCGCTCTAATTGGGCCAGCTCGGCAGCTTTGGCGGGCAGGTCGTAGAGGCTGGCCGCATTCGAAACCAACCGCAGATCAAAGAACCGCCCCACGGTTTCGGCGCCCAGCCCATCAATGTCCAGGGCCTTGCGCGAAACGAAGTGCTCTAGCTTGGCCTTGAGTTGGGGGGGGCAGGCCCGCTCATTGGGGCAGCGGAAGTGGGCCTCACCCTCGGGCCGGATCAGGGGCGTGCCGCAGGCCGGGCATTCGGTGGGGTAGATGATGGGCACGGCATTGGCGGGGCGGGAAGCCAAATCAACGCCCGTGATTTTGGGGATGATTTCACCGCCTTTCTCCACGAAAACCAAGTCGCCGAGACGCAAGTCGAGGGCCGCAATCTGGTTGGCGTTGTGCACGGAGGCGCGCTTGACCACGGTGCCAGCCAGGGGCACGGGGTCGAGCAGGGCCACGGGCGTTACGGCGCCCGTGCGGCCCACCTGGTACTGAATGGTGTGCAGGCGCGTACGGGCGGCTTCGGCCGGGTACTTGTAGGCAATGGCCCAGCGGGGGCTTTTGGCCGTGAAGCCCAGTAGCTCCTGCTGGCGGAAATCGTCGACCTTGATAACAATGCCATCGGTAGCAACCGGAAGCGTAAACCGCTTCTTATCCCACTCGTGCACGAAATCCAGCACTTGCTCTATGGTGCCGCACACCCGCCAGGTGTCGGATACGGGTAGGCCCCAGGCGTGCAGGGCTTCCAGCGACGCGCTGTGGGTAGGGAACATGCTCCGGCCCGGCATCAGGAAGGAATAGGCGAAAAACCGCAGCTTGCGGGCTGCCACCAGCGCCGAGTCCTGGAGCTTGAGGGCCCCGCTGGCGGCGTTGCGCGGATTGGCCAGCAGGGCTTCCCCGTTGGCTTCCCGCTCAGCATTCAACTCGGCAAAAACCGGCAGGGGCATGAATATTTCGCCGCGTACCTCAAAGTCAGCGGGTTGGGGCGGGCCGGCGGGGCGCAGGTGCAGGGGCAGGTTGCGAATGGTGCGCACGTTGCTGGTTACCACGTCGCCGCGGGTACCGTCGCCGCGCGTGACACCCTGCGTGAGTTGGCCGTCCTGGTAGGTTAGGCTCATGGCTACCCCGTCAAACTTCAGCTCACACACGTACTGCACGGCGGCACCTTCCAGCCCGCGGCGCACCCGCTCATCAAACTCTCGCAGGTCAGCCTCGGAGTAGGTATTGCCCAGGCTAAGCATGGGGTAGCGGTGCTCAGCCGTAGGAAATTGCTTCGTGATGGTGCCGCCCACGCGCTGAGTAGGCGAGTTGGGGTGGGCAAACTGGGGGTAGTCCTTTTCCAGTTGGGCCAGCTGGGCCAGCATCTGGTCGAACTCCTGGTCGGGCACTTCCGAGATGTCGCGCTGGTAATATTGGTAGTTAAGGTGGTGCAGGCGCTCGGTGAGGGCCGTTATCTGGTGCTGAATGTTGTCGTCGGCGGGCATGGAAGGCACGGGTTGGGGCTGCAAGCTACTAACTGCGCTACTAAGTTGACGGGGCGCGGTTCTTCCCAGGTACGCCAAACCACGTTGCCCCGTTCCCCCGATTTTGGGCGTCGGTTGGTTACGGTCGGCCATAAAAAAAGCCCCGGACTGCGGGGCTTTTTTTATATAAAGCAGAGCCTATTTGTCGGCCACTAGCACGCCGCTGGCTTCGAAGTTCAGCTGCTGTTGGGGCTGGGTAATGGCGGCCACTTCCTGGTCTGATTTGCCGGCGTCTTTGGCGTAGTGCTGCAAATCGGAAACCGGC of Hymenobacter sublimis contains these proteins:
- the dapA gene encoding 4-hydroxy-tetrahydrodipicolinate synthase is translated as MDKLRGTGVALVTPFTPTPERAVDYAALRRLADFTIEGGVEYLVINGTTAESATLTTAEKAEVLRAVREQVADRVPLVYGIGGNDTAATVRTIQQTDLTGISALLSASPYYNKPSQRGIIAHYQLLADASPVPVLLYNVPGRTSSNMTAATTLELAKHPNIIGIKEASGNLEQCIAIAAAKPADFLLISGDDMMTTSLISFGAVGIISVLANAFPRRFSDMTRHALSGNFQAASELLFGFVELNPLMYEESNPVGVKAALAAQGLCADAVRLPLVEGSENLKQRIGQLV
- a CDS encoding polysaccharide deacetylase family protein is translated as MKFTNYPLLAAASLASLGALPACNDAKNATAAETAASSTAIAADSAETATITTAGTATAANTGNTGSPATIPAGKRADAATITARPQVPILCYHQIRDWRPRDSKGAKDYIVPVEQFKAQIKMLADSGYHTILPDQLYAYLTTGAPLPSKPVMLTFDDTDLDQFTVARPTLDKYGFKAVYFIMTVSLGRPNYMSKAQVKQLSDEGNVIGSHTWDHHNVKKYAGEDWVTQIEKPTKQLEEITGKKINYFAYPFGLWRPEAIPELKKRGMDAAFILAEKRDQQDPLYTIRRIIASGYWSPRTLHNSMVQSF
- a CDS encoding glycosyltransferase, yielding MTFYEETLTPEPALAPPPPLKVPSTATSIGSVLAKQVGQMRILVVVGVLLTGHFLWWFADSDHIGYAPLFWLLSVSLGFKLLRMLHEWYHYVGVSEPVAPAGPAPAYTVDVLTTFCPGEPYAMMDQTLRAMQAITYPHTSYLCDEADDPYLRQLCQQLGIVHVTRRHKVDAKAGNINHALQQATGQLCVVLDPDHVPAPDFLDQVVPYFACPTVGYVQVVQAYGNQDESLVARGAAEQTYHFYGPLMMGMHAYNTAQAIGANCTFRRAALDSIGGHAAGLTEDMHTALRLHAQGWQSVYVPRILSRGLVPSTLGAFYAQQLKWARGAFELLLTVYPRLFRRLSGRQKLHYATLPLYFLSGLVTLIDIAVPIASLLLVEFPWHLSLLEFALHLTPVLMMSLLIRYNAQRWLREPHEAGLHLVGGLLRTSTWWIYCLGFVYTLLRVRVPYIPTPKEGHGRNEWLLSLPNLVLAGICVAAARYGHYLTQTPYALLMMALALTNAALLFASVLMAQHELLKRLRQLATSARPLRWLLRQAENFLENQVGPRLPRLRTAAVFVAFFVFTTHSLISLGISLWLGRNTPSDALIWAHTGVGGVRIGQAATPPMSPMWTASVTSGTKVAPAVVELQLPPALGPHVTSATLAALDQQGSTPLLSWEVMGSRFQADAWQRSVATIRERNKPVLLRPLLRASTPAAYRKAWRELVTRFRAAGDTSAAWVWTPPRPDSVAAYFPGAAYTDWVAADYLSSQVITPTQATEQYQALRLQLAQRAELNSKPILLLIPSRPGQPLPSQAQRLTHTYPEVKAVVFGQPQPKHAEVAER
- a CDS encoding glycoside hydrolase family 2 TIM barrel-domain containing protein, producing MPVRSFVSFWLIICLSTWLFSGCHSAGTHPEQQPVAPGVVPVQVVKTKDGYQLLRGGKPYTIKGVAGLQQLERVQALGGNSLRLYTTNYADAILDKAQQQGLTVMLGLWMKPEYEDFDYFDRKAVARQQAEIREQVLRFRHHPALLMWNVGNELDNHTNNPRAFQALNEVARMIHELDPHHPVTTTLTSNFNMVSAVERFCPDLDVLTVNIFGGLGELDSRLVQDGWAGPYIVGEYGARGWWEAPRTTWRAPLDQSSNTKAEFMRTRFEKSVTGQPRRCLGSYVLYWGQRFEQTAMWFSLFTDKGEKTAVVDMVHYLWTGKQVANKAPRLTRLRLGGLPPERNVLLRPGATYQASVEATDPEADSLRFTWQVVPEVDENFVLPQDRTAPEPLPNIIQQAQGERVLLQAPRKKGPYRLLVMANDGHGSVATHSYPFFVGQLTAADRAKEPQGSFRKKAFQ
- a CDS encoding rhodanese-like domain-containing protein: MFRFALLAAGLISSAGAHAQMSVPAAQPHAPAAVPMVNIGTITRPSVPVADLAEVKQALAQPGTVLLDVRTPAEFAAGHLSGAQNVDFRAPDFAQRMALLDPKKRYVLYCASGNRSGKAAVLLQEKGFQKVLNAGGFQALKEGGLPAQ
- the ligA gene encoding NAD-dependent DNA ligase LigA, which gives rise to MPADDNIQHQITALTERLHHLNYQYYQRDISEVPDQEFDQMLAQLAQLEKDYPQFAHPNSPTQRVGGTITKQFPTAEHRYPMLSLGNTYSEADLREFDERVRRGLEGAAVQYVCELKFDGVAMSLTYQDGQLTQGVTRGDGTRGDVVTSNVRTIRNLPLHLRPAGPPQPADFEVRGEIFMPLPVFAELNAEREANGEALLANPRNAASGALKLQDSALVAARKLRFFAYSFLMPGRSMFPTHSASLEALHAWGLPVSDTWRVCGTIEQVLDFVHEWDKKRFTLPVATDGIVIKVDDFRQQELLGFTAKSPRWAIAYKYPAEAARTRLHTIQYQVGRTGAVTPVALLDPVPLAGTVVKRASVHNANQIAALDLRLGDLVFVEKGGEIIPKITGVDLASRPANAVPIIYPTECPACGTPLIRPEGEAHFRCPNERACPPQLKAKLEHFVSRKALDIDGLGAETVGRFFDLRLVSNAASLYDLPAKAAELAQLERMGEKSVQRLLTGLEQSKQIPFDRVLFGLGIRYVGETVAEKLAQHYRTMDALAAASATELAAVPEVGGVIAESVAAWFQEPENRQLIEGLRAAGLQLALTGEAPQPQSDRLAGLTFVLSGVFEQHSREALQHLIQQNGGKITGSISKKLSYLVAGDKMGPAKREKATELKVPIITEDELLAMLPTSFDAEDAVLDQMLGDSTAAAPTPAAATATGQTPSAGAGEQGSLF